One window from the genome of Pieris napi chromosome 12, ilPieNapi1.2, whole genome shotgun sequence encodes:
- the LOC125054664 gene encoding inositol polyphosphate-5-phosphatase A isoform X3 — protein MLKFKKMGSDKVPLLLVTANVGSIFEDSSVMLPIWTSEFLQAVTRMDPKFIALHLQEVGGKAYEKSMQYVKDFVQRLCDCPELRLYDKIRIFLDEDFSSPEKFTALGNMYFAHTSLTDLKIWDFERRNYVEVTGKEVNSGNIEKITTKEKVKFPQHFFPECKWSRKGFLRTRWSIRGTAVEFVNIHLFHDASNLMAMEPYPSVYCRSRRRALRHTLRHLHSDVNAAPYFIFGDFNFRTDTGGVVKRITDNLIANRMSNGANVESSKMQYRSKSEDRVVLTIGKKEFSHVDHQKIFRESWLQKYDRELEALKPHLYEFPVKFPPSYPFEEDVHLPTHYMKTRCPAWCDRVLLSQSARLLVQERAENRVHNSRKSVTDSTDSGSGRLSSSDSSPARSASPARHNNQWSPNKKLEKKGSVAEIDGLNVPVTTVSRKSIADPTSVQQAINARVSDSDASPGRRKLVRNQSEGSPKGGESSEIRRLIDAPSRRRNEYGVIGDTTCMGDHKAPTDTSSTRKQRQKA, from the exons ATGttgaagtttaaaaaaatgggcTCTGATAAAGTCCCTCTGCTGTTAGTAACTGCAAATGTCGGTTCAATATTTGAAGAC TCATCTGTCATGCTACCAATATGGACTTCAGAATTCCTTCAAGCCGTAACAAGAATGGACCCAAAATTCATAGCCTTGCATTTACAAGAAGTTGGTGGGAAGGCGTACGAGAAGTCTATGCAGTATGTAAAAGATTTCGTGCAACGGCTGTGTGACTGCCCTGAGTTAAGGCTCTATGACAAGATCAGGATATTTCTTGATGAAGACTTTAGCTCGCCTGAGAAGTTTACt GCGCTTGGCAACATGTACTTCGCACATACATCACTGACTGATCTCAAAATATGGGACTTTGAGAGACGGAACTACGTAGAAGTGACTGGCAAAGAAGTGAACAGCGGTAACATTGAGAAGATCACCACTAAGGAGAAAGTCAAGTTTCCACAGCACTTCTTTCCTGAG TGCAAATGGTCTCGCAAGGGATTCCTGCGTACACGCTGGTCGATTCGCGGTACAGCTGTGGAGTTTGTGAACATACATTTGTTTCACGATGCTTCGAACTTAATGGCAATGGAGCCTTATCCTTCT GTGTACTGCCGAAGCCGACGGCGTGCGTTACGTCATACGTTACGACACCTGCATTCTGATGTCAACGCAGCACCTTACTTCATATTTGGCGACTTCAACTTCCGAACTGATACTGGAGGGGTTGTGAAG agAATAACCGACAATTTAATCGCAAATCGAATGTCGAATGGGGCAAATGTTGAATCGTCGAAGATGCAATACCGATCTAAGAGTGAAGACAGAGTGGTTCTAACAATTGGCAAGAAGGAGTTCTCTCATGTTGACCATCAGAAGATCTTCAGGGAGTCCTGG CTCCAAAAGTACGATCGTGAATTGGAAGCCTTAAAACCGCATTTGTACGAATTTCCGGTTAAATTTCCGCCATCTTACCCCTTCGAGGAAGACGTTCATTTGCCCACACATTATATGAAAACGAG GTGTCCAGCGTGGTGCGACCGAGTGCTTCTCTCACAGTCCGCGAGACTTTTGGTGCAAGAAAGAGCTGAAAATCGCGTGCATAACTCTAG GAAGTCCGTAACAGACTCGACGGACAGTGGAAGTGGAAGATTGTCTTCGTCTGATAGCAGCCCGGCCAGATCCGCCTCACCAGCTAGACATAACAACCag tggAGTCCAAATAAAAAGCTCGAGAAAAAAGGCAGCGTCGCTGAAATAGATGGTTTGAATGTTCCTGTAACTACAGTCAGTAGAAAGAGTATTGCTGATCCCACCAGCGTGCAGCAGGCTATAAATGCGAg AGTTTCAGACTCGGACGCATCGCCTGGCAGACGTAAACTAGTCCGCAATCAGTCTGAGGGTTCGCCCAAAGGCGGTGAATCTTCTGAAATAAGACGTCTTATTGACGCACCTTCTAGGCGAAGGAATGAGTACGGAGTTATTGGAGACACAACTTGTATGGGAGATCATAAG gcACCTACAGACACGAGTTCCACACGGAAACAGCGTCAAAAAGCGTGA
- the LOC125054664 gene encoding inositol polyphosphate-5-phosphatase A isoform X2: MLKFKKMGSDKVPLLLVTANVGSIFEDSSVMLPIWTSEFLQAVTRMDPKFIALHLQEVGGKAYEKSMQYVKDFVQRLCDCPELRLYDKIRIFLDEDFSSPEKFTALGNMYFAHTSLTDLKIWDFERRNYVEVTGKEVNSGNIEKITTKEKVKFPQHFFPECKWSRKGFLRTRWSIRGTAVEFVNIHLFHDASNLMAMEPYPSVYCRSRRRALRHTLRHLHSDVNAAPYFIFGDFNFRTDTGGVVKRITDNLIANRMSNGANVESSKMQYRSKSEDRVVLTIGKKEFSHVDHQKIFRESWLQKYDRELEALKPHLYEFPVKFPPSYPFEEDVHLPTHYMKTRCPAWCDRVLLSQSARLLVQERAENRVHNSRKSVTDSTDSGSGRLSSSDSSPARSASPARHNNQWSPNKKLEKKGSVAEIDGLNVPVTTVSRKSIADPTSVQQAINARVSDSDASPGRRKLVRNQSEGSPKGGESSEIRRLIDAPSRRRNEYGVIGDTTCMGDHKPIYLRVMLQSDRGTYRHEFHTETASKSVNSEDESAEPTEKNSRYICFNNSPANLFKETDI; the protein is encoded by the exons ATGttgaagtttaaaaaaatgggcTCTGATAAAGTCCCTCTGCTGTTAGTAACTGCAAATGTCGGTTCAATATTTGAAGAC TCATCTGTCATGCTACCAATATGGACTTCAGAATTCCTTCAAGCCGTAACAAGAATGGACCCAAAATTCATAGCCTTGCATTTACAAGAAGTTGGTGGGAAGGCGTACGAGAAGTCTATGCAGTATGTAAAAGATTTCGTGCAACGGCTGTGTGACTGCCCTGAGTTAAGGCTCTATGACAAGATCAGGATATTTCTTGATGAAGACTTTAGCTCGCCTGAGAAGTTTACt GCGCTTGGCAACATGTACTTCGCACATACATCACTGACTGATCTCAAAATATGGGACTTTGAGAGACGGAACTACGTAGAAGTGACTGGCAAAGAAGTGAACAGCGGTAACATTGAGAAGATCACCACTAAGGAGAAAGTCAAGTTTCCACAGCACTTCTTTCCTGAG TGCAAATGGTCTCGCAAGGGATTCCTGCGTACACGCTGGTCGATTCGCGGTACAGCTGTGGAGTTTGTGAACATACATTTGTTTCACGATGCTTCGAACTTAATGGCAATGGAGCCTTATCCTTCT GTGTACTGCCGAAGCCGACGGCGTGCGTTACGTCATACGTTACGACACCTGCATTCTGATGTCAACGCAGCACCTTACTTCATATTTGGCGACTTCAACTTCCGAACTGATACTGGAGGGGTTGTGAAG agAATAACCGACAATTTAATCGCAAATCGAATGTCGAATGGGGCAAATGTTGAATCGTCGAAGATGCAATACCGATCTAAGAGTGAAGACAGAGTGGTTCTAACAATTGGCAAGAAGGAGTTCTCTCATGTTGACCATCAGAAGATCTTCAGGGAGTCCTGG CTCCAAAAGTACGATCGTGAATTGGAAGCCTTAAAACCGCATTTGTACGAATTTCCGGTTAAATTTCCGCCATCTTACCCCTTCGAGGAAGACGTTCATTTGCCCACACATTATATGAAAACGAG GTGTCCAGCGTGGTGCGACCGAGTGCTTCTCTCACAGTCCGCGAGACTTTTGGTGCAAGAAAGAGCTGAAAATCGCGTGCATAACTCTAG GAAGTCCGTAACAGACTCGACGGACAGTGGAAGTGGAAGATTGTCTTCGTCTGATAGCAGCCCGGCCAGATCCGCCTCACCAGCTAGACATAACAACCag tggAGTCCAAATAAAAAGCTCGAGAAAAAAGGCAGCGTCGCTGAAATAGATGGTTTGAATGTTCCTGTAACTACAGTCAGTAGAAAGAGTATTGCTGATCCCACCAGCGTGCAGCAGGCTATAAATGCGAg AGTTTCAGACTCGGACGCATCGCCTGGCAGACGTAAACTAGTCCGCAATCAGTCTGAGGGTTCGCCCAAAGGCGGTGAATCTTCTGAAATAAGACGTCTTATTGACGCACCTTCTAGGCGAAGGAATGAGTACGGAGTTATTGGAGACACAACTTGTATGGGAGATCATAAG CCAATATATTTACGGGTGATGCTGCAAAGCGATCGAG gcACCTACAGACACGAGTTCCACACGGAAACAGCGTCAAAAAGCGTGAACTCTGAAGATGAAAGCGCTGAACCAACTGAGAAGAACAGtcgatatatttgttttaacaacTCACCGGCtaatttgtttaaagaaaCTGATATCTAA
- the LOC125054664 gene encoding inositol polyphosphate-5-phosphatase A isoform X1 — protein sequence MLKFKKMGSDKVPLLLVTANVGSIFEDSSVMLPIWTSEFLQAVTRMDPKFIALHLQEVGGKAYEKSMQYVKDFVQRLCDCPELRLYDKIRIFLDEDFSSPEKFTALGNMYFAHTSLTDLKIWDFERRNYVEVTGKEVNSGNIEKITTKEKVKFPQHFFPECKWSRKGFLRTRWSIRGTAVEFVNIHLFHDASNLMAMEPYPSVYCRSRRRALRHTLRHLHSDVNAAPYFIFGDFNFRTDTGGVVKRITDNLIANRMSNGANVESSKMQYRSKSEDRVVLTIGKKEFSHVDHQKIFRESWLQKYDRELEALKPHLYEFPVKFPPSYPFEEDVHLPTHYMKTRCPAWCDRVLLSQSARLLVQERAENRVHNSRKSVTDSTDSGSGRLSSSDSSPARSASPARHNNQWSPNKKLEKKGSVAEIDGLNVPVTTVSRKSIADPTSVQQAINARVSDSDASPGRRKLVRNQSEGSPKGGESSEIRRLIDAPSRRRNEYGVIGDTTCMGDHKPIYLRVMLQSDRGTDKENRPPARLTPTLRRIPTDPDLIKTPKILYSSHPDKLLSDEFRLKRTRTGSLNEKLFRIPYVQITSADYCSYSDIFVNDIDTSLLSPRRCLDPYTPESVDSHSPDVEVSSEEQTEIIDTIDLKSKLSRDRSVSPTQLKSRLDRLLNESDDVPKLHRLDSKESCKSDSSRKGLCCLALKCYGFCRRVKLKCSCFKCT from the exons ATGttgaagtttaaaaaaatgggcTCTGATAAAGTCCCTCTGCTGTTAGTAACTGCAAATGTCGGTTCAATATTTGAAGAC TCATCTGTCATGCTACCAATATGGACTTCAGAATTCCTTCAAGCCGTAACAAGAATGGACCCAAAATTCATAGCCTTGCATTTACAAGAAGTTGGTGGGAAGGCGTACGAGAAGTCTATGCAGTATGTAAAAGATTTCGTGCAACGGCTGTGTGACTGCCCTGAGTTAAGGCTCTATGACAAGATCAGGATATTTCTTGATGAAGACTTTAGCTCGCCTGAGAAGTTTACt GCGCTTGGCAACATGTACTTCGCACATACATCACTGACTGATCTCAAAATATGGGACTTTGAGAGACGGAACTACGTAGAAGTGACTGGCAAAGAAGTGAACAGCGGTAACATTGAGAAGATCACCACTAAGGAGAAAGTCAAGTTTCCACAGCACTTCTTTCCTGAG TGCAAATGGTCTCGCAAGGGATTCCTGCGTACACGCTGGTCGATTCGCGGTACAGCTGTGGAGTTTGTGAACATACATTTGTTTCACGATGCTTCGAACTTAATGGCAATGGAGCCTTATCCTTCT GTGTACTGCCGAAGCCGACGGCGTGCGTTACGTCATACGTTACGACACCTGCATTCTGATGTCAACGCAGCACCTTACTTCATATTTGGCGACTTCAACTTCCGAACTGATACTGGAGGGGTTGTGAAG agAATAACCGACAATTTAATCGCAAATCGAATGTCGAATGGGGCAAATGTTGAATCGTCGAAGATGCAATACCGATCTAAGAGTGAAGACAGAGTGGTTCTAACAATTGGCAAGAAGGAGTTCTCTCATGTTGACCATCAGAAGATCTTCAGGGAGTCCTGG CTCCAAAAGTACGATCGTGAATTGGAAGCCTTAAAACCGCATTTGTACGAATTTCCGGTTAAATTTCCGCCATCTTACCCCTTCGAGGAAGACGTTCATTTGCCCACACATTATATGAAAACGAG GTGTCCAGCGTGGTGCGACCGAGTGCTTCTCTCACAGTCCGCGAGACTTTTGGTGCAAGAAAGAGCTGAAAATCGCGTGCATAACTCTAG GAAGTCCGTAACAGACTCGACGGACAGTGGAAGTGGAAGATTGTCTTCGTCTGATAGCAGCCCGGCCAGATCCGCCTCACCAGCTAGACATAACAACCag tggAGTCCAAATAAAAAGCTCGAGAAAAAAGGCAGCGTCGCTGAAATAGATGGTTTGAATGTTCCTGTAACTACAGTCAGTAGAAAGAGTATTGCTGATCCCACCAGCGTGCAGCAGGCTATAAATGCGAg AGTTTCAGACTCGGACGCATCGCCTGGCAGACGTAAACTAGTCCGCAATCAGTCTGAGGGTTCGCCCAAAGGCGGTGAATCTTCTGAAATAAGACGTCTTATTGACGCACCTTCTAGGCGAAGGAATGAGTACGGAGTTATTGGAGACACAACTTGTATGGGAGATCATAAG CCAATATATTTACGGGTGATGCTGCAAAGCGATCGAGGTACCGATAAAGAGAATAGACCTCCCGCACGTCTTACCCCTACCTTGCGTAGAATTCCAACCGACCCCGATTTGATTAAAACCCCAAAAATTCTATACAGCAGTCACCCAGACAAACTATTATCCGACGAATTTAGACTCAAAAGGACGCGAACGGGCTCCCTCAACGAAAAGTTATTTAGGATTCCCTACGTACAGATAACTAGTGCGGATTATTGTAGTTACAGCGATATATTTGTAAATGATATTGACACCTCCCTATTAAGTCCCAGGCGATGCTTAGATCCATACACGCCGGAAAGTGTCGATTCTCATTCGCCTGACGTGGAAGTATCGTCCGAGGAACAAACGGAAATTATCGATACGATCGATTTAAAATCGAAATTGTCGCGCGATCGAAGCGTGTCGCCCACGCAGTTGAAAAGTCGATTAGACAGGTTGTTGAATGAGTCGGATGACGTTCCTAAATTGCATAGATTAGATAGCAAGGAGTCTTGCAAGTCGGATAGTAGTCGAAAGGGCCTATGCTGTTTAGCGCTCAAGTGTTATGGTTTTTGTAGACGTGTGAAGTTGAAGTGTAGTTGCTTCAAATGCACCTGA